A window from Corynebacterium urogenitale encodes these proteins:
- the fmt gene encoding methionyl-tRNA formyltransferase: MKIIFAGTPEPAAVSLEYLLADDRLEVVAVVTQPDAKRGRGRTLHPSKVAEVAQQHGIPTYKWPTLARDSESGVEARQILSDLAHTGVTAAAVVAYGNLIPADLLDVFDHGWINLHFSVLPRWRGAAPVQAAIAAGDEVTGASTFRIEKGLDTGPVIATSEEPIGLEDTTDDLLTRLTYSGRVLLADSLVSLSDATAQPTPQPVEGVTHAAKIRSADAQIQWNDPARVIQRVARAHTPAPGAWTMLGDKRYKIGMMLPHAGSEQLAAGQLALSGNAVIVGTGEGSLEITRIQPPGKKMMAAQDWARGQRELWNSDPHFLSPQNDEQGV, from the coding sequence ATGAAAATTATTTTTGCCGGTACGCCGGAGCCCGCTGCTGTTAGCTTGGAATATCTTCTGGCTGATGATCGCCTAGAGGTCGTTGCCGTCGTCACCCAACCCGATGCCAAGCGTGGTCGCGGTCGCACACTTCACCCAAGCAAGGTCGCTGAGGTCGCGCAGCAGCACGGAATCCCCACGTACAAGTGGCCAACTCTGGCACGTGACAGCGAATCGGGAGTGGAAGCCCGCCAGATTCTCAGCGATCTAGCGCACACCGGGGTGACAGCGGCGGCTGTTGTGGCTTATGGCAATCTCATCCCCGCGGATCTTCTGGATGTGTTCGATCACGGTTGGATTAACCTCCACTTCTCCGTCCTGCCACGATGGCGCGGAGCTGCACCAGTGCAGGCTGCAATCGCCGCCGGTGACGAGGTGACGGGAGCAAGTACATTCCGGATCGAGAAGGGACTCGACACCGGCCCTGTCATTGCCACTTCCGAGGAGCCGATCGGGCTCGAGGACACGACAGATGATCTCCTGACGCGCCTGACGTATTCTGGTCGCGTTCTGCTTGCTGACTCTCTGGTCTCCTTATCCGACGCCACCGCTCAGCCCACTCCACAACCCGTGGAAGGCGTCACTCATGCAGCGAAGATCCGCTCCGCAGATGCGCAAATTCAGTGGAACGATCCTGCTCGAGTCATTCAGCGAGTGGCTCGCGCCCATACGCCTGCGCCAGGAGCGTGGACGATGCTGGGGGACAAGCGATACAAGATAGGCATGATGCTTCCGCATGCGGGTTCCGAGCAGCTCGCAGCGGGACAGTTGGCGCTCTCAGGAAACGCAGTGATCGTCGGTACTGGTGAGGGTTCTTTGGAGATCACGCGCATCCAACCACCAGGAAAAAAGATGATGGCAGCCCAGGACTGGGCTCGAGGGCAACGGGAGCTGTGGAATTCAGATCCGCATTTTCTCAGTCCCCAAAATGACGAGCAAGGGGTGTAG
- the def gene encoding peptide deformylase — protein MTKLAMRYFGDPVLRTVSDPIPEDKIGDDTYRTLVADMLETMDAYGGVGLAANQVGVTKRVFVYDCEGDRGHILNPTWEAVGEETQTGGEGCLSIPDVGGTVTRAETVRVTGVTVYGEPVDRTVSGLLARCVQHETDHLDGVLFIQHLSKEERKQAMAAIRNAEWFNQ, from the coding sequence ATGACAAAGCTAGCTATGCGTTATTTCGGCGACCCCGTGCTACGAACAGTGTCCGATCCCATCCCAGAGGACAAGATTGGCGATGACACCTACCGCACCCTCGTTGCCGACATGCTAGAGACCATGGACGCGTATGGGGGTGTGGGCCTGGCCGCTAACCAGGTGGGCGTGACCAAACGCGTTTTCGTGTACGACTGCGAGGGCGACCGCGGCCACATTCTCAATCCGACGTGGGAAGCAGTCGGCGAAGAAACCCAGACCGGGGGCGAGGGGTGCCTCTCTATTCCCGATGTCGGGGGTACTGTCACGCGGGCTGAAACTGTGCGTGTCACCGGCGTTACCGTGTACGGTGAACCGGTCGATCGCACGGTATCTGGACTCCTCGCCCGATGCGTCCAGCATGAAACTGACCACCTCGACGGAGTGTTGTTTATCCAGCATCTATCCAAGGAGGAGAGAAAGCAGGCGATGGCGGCGATTCGCAACGCGGAGTGGTTCAACCAGTGA
- a CDS encoding primosomal protein N' yields MTQIKEPIARVVPLLGMPHLDRPFDYTVPDKLDQSALPGVRVRIRFAGRLVDGLLIERRRTSEHGGNLKPLERVISPIRVCPPDMWELVEELASRSAGVRSDILRTAIPPRHAAAEKAGLFGGGKDWEELYGSLIPVEELREKSLSAASSAAEDYAHGAAFLRAVLAGKNAMASWLTLPGADPTYIAAAVAAATVWNAEDAGVLVVVPNQKEVDRVSANLLRWVSGAQITEMTTTEGPHARYRRFLSILHGQGRLVVGTRSTAMAPVRNLRLIVVLGEGDDNLVDPRAPYLHAREIAKLRAEKQGAALVTIGVHRSAEIQQWISEGSVHSIDADRPVIAEHLPLIRALGETDLQREREAYSRGSRIPALAFQALRACLEANRPALVLVPRRGYSPALSCSSCRTPARCRHCNGPLELPASGTNTLPRCRWCGATEGLFTCPSCGNHTVRMTVVGQDRTVEELGRAFSSVPIISSGGEHVKTFVPERASIIVATPGAEPIVKAETADSPMGLYGAAIMLDPWIMLGREDLRAQENAIRQWMQAASLVRPHGEGGMVVFTADASLNPVQTIIRWDPIGSAERELASRREAHFPPAVTVAAIDGTAESIAELQHHWHMPEKVELLGPVELPPGIRLPAGLDKPEAHRARRLIVRVPHEQSRALGESLKTAQAVRATTKHPGPLRVVMNPVRIG; encoded by the coding sequence GTGACCCAGATCAAGGAGCCTATCGCACGCGTCGTCCCTCTTTTAGGGATGCCGCATCTCGATAGGCCTTTTGATTACACAGTGCCGGATAAATTGGATCAATCGGCACTACCGGGCGTCCGCGTTCGTATCAGGTTCGCCGGCCGGCTCGTTGACGGGCTTCTTATCGAACGCCGCCGCACGTCAGAGCACGGCGGGAATCTCAAGCCATTAGAAAGAGTCATCAGCCCTATCAGGGTATGTCCTCCGGACATGTGGGAACTCGTCGAGGAACTTGCCTCCCGCAGTGCAGGAGTTCGCTCGGATATTCTCCGCACGGCGATTCCGCCACGCCATGCCGCGGCTGAAAAAGCTGGACTCTTTGGAGGGGGCAAAGACTGGGAAGAACTCTACGGATCCCTCATCCCAGTTGAAGAGCTTCGAGAAAAGTCTCTTTCCGCGGCGTCGAGTGCCGCCGAGGATTACGCCCACGGCGCCGCTTTTCTGCGGGCAGTGCTTGCTGGCAAGAACGCCATGGCCAGTTGGTTGACTCTTCCTGGTGCTGATCCCACATACATCGCAGCGGCAGTTGCAGCGGCAACAGTGTGGAATGCAGAGGACGCAGGTGTGCTCGTGGTCGTTCCAAACCAGAAGGAAGTTGACCGGGTATCTGCGAACCTCCTCCGATGGGTATCTGGCGCACAAATCACGGAGATGACGACAACGGAAGGGCCACACGCGCGCTATCGTCGTTTTCTTTCGATTCTTCACGGACAGGGTCGGCTTGTCGTAGGCACCCGTTCGACGGCGATGGCTCCCGTCCGTAACCTCCGGCTGATTGTTGTACTCGGAGAAGGCGACGATAATCTCGTAGATCCGCGCGCGCCATACTTACACGCACGGGAGATCGCCAAGCTACGCGCCGAGAAGCAGGGGGCAGCACTGGTGACGATCGGCGTGCATCGGTCTGCCGAGATACAGCAATGGATCAGCGAAGGATCTGTCCATTCCATTGACGCCGACCGCCCGGTGATTGCGGAGCACTTGCCGCTAATTCGTGCCCTTGGAGAAACTGATCTCCAACGGGAAAGAGAAGCCTATAGCCGTGGATCTCGCATCCCCGCGTTAGCATTTCAGGCCTTACGCGCCTGCTTAGAAGCTAATCGGCCGGCGCTTGTACTCGTCCCACGGCGGGGATATTCCCCCGCGTTGTCCTGTTCTTCCTGCCGCACACCGGCACGTTGTCGCCACTGCAATGGTCCTTTAGAACTGCCAGCTTCCGGTACCAACACGCTTCCGCGCTGCCGTTGGTGTGGAGCGACCGAGGGTCTCTTCACCTGCCCCAGCTGTGGCAACCATACCGTTCGCATGACCGTCGTTGGACAGGATCGTACGGTCGAGGAACTCGGTCGAGCATTCAGCAGCGTGCCCATTATTTCTTCGGGCGGGGAGCATGTGAAGACCTTCGTACCCGAACGCGCAAGCATTATCGTCGCAACGCCCGGTGCTGAACCTATCGTGAAAGCCGAGACAGCAGACAGCCCGATGGGCCTGTATGGAGCGGCGATCATGCTCGATCCGTGGATCATGCTTGGCCGTGAGGACTTAAGGGCTCAAGAAAACGCCATTCGCCAGTGGATGCAGGCAGCCTCCCTCGTCCGCCCCCACGGGGAGGGAGGAATGGTTGTATTCACAGCCGACGCGTCCCTCAACCCCGTACAAACGATCATTCGTTGGGATCCTATTGGTTCAGCGGAGCGCGAATTGGCGTCGCGCAGAGAGGCGCACTTCCCGCCCGCGGTGACGGTAGCGGCGATAGACGGCACCGCAGAGTCCATCGCTGAGTTGCAGCACCATTGGCACATGCCTGAGAAGGTGGAATTGCTGGGCCCAGTTGAGTTGCCTCCGGGAATTCGGCTCCCGGCCGGTCTGGACAAACCGGAGGCCCATCGCGCACGGCGGCTGATAGTCAGAGTTCCGCACGAACAATCGAGGGCGCTGGGGGAGAGCCTGAAAACCGCTCAGGCGGTGCGGGCAACAACGAAGCACCCTGGACCTTTACGCGTGGTCATGAACCCGGTGCGGATCGGCTAA
- the metK gene encoding methionine adenosyltransferase, whose protein sequence is MSLRLFTSESVTEGHPDKICDAISDSILDALLAKDPESRVAVETVVTTGLVHVVGEVRTSGYVEIPQIVRNTLTKIGFTSSDMGFDGKTCGVSVSIGEQSPEIGAGVDTAIEHREGSANADELDADDQLGAGDQGLMFGYATNETAEFMPLPISLAHRLARRLAEVRKENIIPGLRPDGKTQVTFAYDEAGNPVKLDTVVISTQHDESWGVATAQRQSLEAALKHHVLDHCIAEAGIRHLVGADVKLLVNPSGSFVIGGPMGDAGLTGRKIIVDTYGGMARHGGGAFSGKDPSKVDRSGAYAMRWVAKNIVAAELAERAEVQVAYAIGRANPVGLYVDTHGTAAEGLTDEQIQEAVLKVFDLRPNAILRDLNLKRPIYAQTSAYGHFGRTDVDLPWERTNRVDALKEAIGR, encoded by the coding sequence TTGTCCTTGCGACTGTTCACCAGTGAGTCCGTAACTGAGGGCCACCCGGACAAGATCTGCGACGCTATCTCCGATTCCATTCTAGATGCCCTTTTGGCGAAAGATCCGGAGTCACGAGTTGCAGTCGAAACTGTCGTCACCACCGGATTGGTACACGTAGTAGGCGAGGTGCGGACCTCGGGGTACGTCGAGATCCCGCAAATCGTCCGCAACACCCTCACAAAGATCGGCTTCACTAGCTCCGACATGGGCTTCGATGGCAAGACTTGTGGAGTCAGCGTATCCATTGGCGAGCAGTCTCCTGAGATTGGCGCGGGCGTCGATACAGCCATCGAGCATCGCGAGGGGAGTGCCAATGCCGACGAGCTAGATGCTGATGACCAACTGGGGGCAGGCGATCAGGGCCTAATGTTTGGTTACGCGACCAATGAAACGGCCGAGTTCATGCCACTACCAATTTCTCTCGCTCATCGCCTCGCACGTCGCCTAGCTGAGGTACGCAAGGAAAACATCATCCCGGGACTACGCCCGGATGGTAAGACCCAGGTCACCTTCGCTTATGACGAGGCCGGTAACCCCGTCAAACTCGACACGGTGGTGATTTCCACTCAGCATGACGAGAGCTGGGGAGTGGCAACAGCACAGCGGCAGAGCCTCGAGGCGGCTCTCAAACACCACGTGCTTGACCACTGCATCGCTGAAGCCGGCATTCGCCACCTCGTGGGAGCTGATGTCAAGCTATTGGTCAATCCCTCCGGCTCCTTCGTCATCGGTGGCCCTATGGGAGATGCTGGTCTGACCGGTCGCAAGATTATCGTCGACACCTACGGCGGAATGGCTCGCCATGGTGGTGGCGCTTTCTCCGGTAAGGACCCATCAAAGGTCGACCGTTCTGGTGCGTACGCCATGCGTTGGGTAGCGAAGAACATCGTCGCGGCGGAGCTCGCAGAACGCGCCGAAGTTCAAGTTGCCTACGCCATTGGTCGCGCCAACCCGGTCGGTCTCTACGTCGATACTCACGGCACTGCCGCCGAGGGTCTCACCGATGAACAGATTCAGGAAGCCGTCCTCAAGGTCTTTGATCTTCGTCCCAACGCAATCCTCCGCGATTTGAATCTCAAGCGGCCGATTTACGCTCAAACCTCCGCCTATGGCCACTTCGGCCGTACAGACGTTGATCTTCCTTGGGAGCGGACGAACCGTGTGGACGCTCTGAAGGAAGCCATCGGACGTTAA
- the coaBC gene encoding bifunctional phosphopantothenoylcysteine decarboxylase/phosphopantothenate--cysteine ligase CoaBC, whose translation MPLRVVIGVGGGIAAYKAAHLVRYFTEKGHHVNVIPTPSALKFVGAATFEALSGHPVSTDVFDSVDEVQHVRLGQEADLIVIAPATADLMARLAGGRADDLLTSSCLVATCPIVLAPAMHTEMWENPATTANVATLRKRGIVVLEPSHGRLTGKDTGPGRLPEPDHIGTLALAVARCGASAFDHSLEGRKVVITAGGTVEPLDPVRFLSNASSGRQGFALADVAAQRGAQVTIIQARTEPLPTPSGATIVPAMSALELKAAVDEHAQDADVVIMAAAVADYRPVNAAASKMKKGANDTDLSTLELTENPDILAALVKQREAGAIDAETVIVGFAAETGDDKSTPLEHGIRKLAKKGCDLLMCNAVGDGRVFGQEDNAGWLLTAGESADKPVITEVHTGPKLDIAVQMWNAVETLMNER comes from the coding sequence ATGCCGCTCCGCGTCGTTATCGGCGTAGGGGGCGGCATTGCTGCTTATAAGGCAGCTCACCTGGTGCGCTACTTCACGGAGAAGGGGCACCACGTCAACGTGATCCCGACACCCAGCGCACTGAAGTTCGTCGGGGCAGCGACTTTCGAGGCCCTATCGGGCCATCCGGTGTCCACGGACGTTTTCGATAGTGTCGATGAGGTTCAACATGTCCGCTTGGGCCAGGAAGCCGATCTCATCGTTATCGCCCCAGCCACGGCAGACCTCATGGCTCGCTTGGCTGGCGGGCGCGCCGATGATTTGCTGACTTCGAGCTGTTTGGTGGCGACGTGTCCGATCGTCCTCGCTCCAGCGATGCACACGGAGATGTGGGAGAACCCGGCAACCACTGCGAATGTCGCGACTCTTCGGAAGCGGGGCATCGTTGTCCTGGAACCTTCACACGGCCGGCTGACTGGAAAGGATACTGGTCCCGGACGGTTGCCGGAACCGGATCACATCGGGACGTTGGCGCTCGCTGTCGCCCGCTGTGGCGCCTCTGCTTTTGATCACTCGCTCGAGGGGAGGAAAGTGGTGATCACTGCCGGCGGCACCGTGGAGCCACTCGATCCTGTGCGTTTTCTCTCTAACGCTTCTTCAGGTCGTCAAGGCTTTGCCTTGGCGGATGTCGCTGCTCAGAGGGGTGCACAGGTCACGATCATCCAAGCGCGCACAGAGCCGCTCCCGACGCCCTCAGGTGCAACAATCGTGCCTGCAATGAGCGCACTCGAGCTCAAAGCAGCGGTGGATGAGCACGCGCAAGATGCCGATGTGGTGATCATGGCAGCTGCGGTCGCGGATTATCGTCCGGTGAACGCTGCGGCGTCGAAGATGAAGAAGGGAGCAAACGACACTGATCTTTCCACGCTAGAGCTCACGGAGAACCCGGATATTCTCGCTGCTCTCGTGAAACAGCGCGAAGCTGGCGCTATCGATGCGGAGACGGTGATTGTTGGATTCGCAGCAGAAACCGGCGATGACAAGAGCACCCCACTTGAGCACGGCATACGCAAACTTGCGAAAAAGGGATGCGATTTGCTGATGTGCAATGCAGTTGGTGACGGCAGGGTCTTCGGTCAGGAAGACAATGCCGGCTGGCTCCTGACCGCGGGGGAGTCTGCCGACAAGCCTGTGATTACTGAGGTTCACACTGGGCCGAAACTAGATATCGCCGTGCAGATGTGGAATGCGGTAGAAACGCTGATGAATGAGCGCTAA
- the rpoZ gene encoding DNA-directed RNA polymerase subunit omega, whose protein sequence is MDNQDVNSNEKVFDQPVGITNPPIDELLTKVSSKYALVIFAAKRARQINDYFQTLDDGVFEFVGPLVTPDVHEKPLSIALREINRDLLEHTEG, encoded by the coding sequence GTGGACAACCAGGACGTGAATTCGAACGAGAAGGTGTTCGATCAGCCTGTTGGCATCACCAACCCTCCGATCGATGAGCTCCTGACGAAGGTGTCCTCCAAGTACGCCTTGGTGATCTTCGCAGCCAAGAGGGCTCGTCAGATCAATGACTACTTCCAGACGCTCGACGATGGTGTCTTCGAGTTCGTGGGGCCACTGGTTACTCCAGACGTCCACGAGAAGCCACTGTCCATCGCCCTGCGCGAGATCAACCGCGATCTCTTGGAACACACTGAGGGGTAG
- the gmk gene encoding guanylate kinase: MTIGTTEERVVVLAGPSAVGKSTVVARLKEDVPNLFFSVSMTTRDPRPGEVHGRDYLYVSREEFEQAIESHKMLEWAEIHGGLQLSGTPLQPVEDAISEGRPVLIEVDLAGARNIKRLRPEVKLVFLAPPSWEILVDRLTGRGTETQDVIKRRLETAEVEMAAQDEFDQVVVNDDLEKAVSAISRILQGS; the protein is encoded by the coding sequence TTGACCATCGGCACAACTGAAGAGCGAGTGGTCGTCCTTGCGGGTCCTTCCGCAGTGGGTAAATCCACTGTGGTCGCCCGTCTCAAGGAAGACGTCCCGAACCTCTTTTTCAGTGTGTCCATGACCACCCGCGACCCACGCCCGGGGGAGGTCCATGGGCGTGACTATCTCTACGTTTCGCGGGAAGAGTTTGAGCAGGCTATCGAGTCCCACAAAATGCTCGAGTGGGCTGAGATTCACGGCGGATTGCAGCTATCCGGTACACCGCTCCAGCCGGTGGAGGACGCAATTTCCGAGGGGCGACCAGTCCTCATTGAGGTGGATCTCGCGGGAGCCCGCAATATCAAAAGGCTGCGACCAGAAGTAAAACTCGTGTTCCTCGCGCCTCCATCATGGGAAATTCTGGTGGACCGGCTCACAGGTCGTGGTACGGAAACCCAAGACGTGATTAAGCGCCGTCTTGAAACCGCTGAGGTGGAGATGGCCGCCCAAGATGAATTCGATCAGGTCGTTGTCAATGACGATCTGGAGAAGGCGGTCTCCGCTATCAGCCGGATTCTGCAAGGTTCTTAA
- the mihF gene encoding integration host factor, actinobacterial type, which produces MALPQLTPEQRAEALKKAAEARKARAELREKLKRGGTDLKQVLKDAETDPILGKMKVSALLVSLPKVGKVKAEEIMTQLEIAPTRRLRGLGDRQRRALLEHFGFEE; this is translated from the coding sequence GTGGCACTTCCCCAGTTGACCCCGGAGCAGCGTGCAGAGGCTCTGAAAAAGGCGGCAGAAGCTCGTAAGGCACGCGCAGAGTTGCGCGAGAAGCTCAAGCGAGGCGGCACCGACCTGAAGCAGGTTCTGAAGGACGCTGAAACCGACCCGATCCTGGGCAAGATGAAGGTTTCCGCACTGCTCGTGTCTCTCCCGAAGGTCGGCAAGGTCAAGGCAGAGGAAATCATGACTCAGCTGGAGATCGCCCCAACCCGTCGTCTGCGCGGTCTCGGTGACCGTCAGCGTCGTGCTCTGCTGGAACACTTCGGCTTCGAGGAGTAA
- the pyrF gene encoding orotidine-5'-phosphate decarboxylase, whose protein sequence is MTGLGFSAAEGTFGERFLARAEKFGQVCVGMDPHASILENWGLEGSVEGLKEFSRLCVEAFEDTACVVKPQVAFYEAFGSAGFAVLEDSIRALRAQGVLIVSDAKRGDIGSTMAGYAHAWLSDDSPLVSDAVTVSPWLGFGSLDPVFELAEATGRGAIVLAATSNPEAPEVQRSRPYRENNGVGEYTLAQYVVDNVAERNSRHEGAGNLGVVVGATVDSPPDLRNINGMILMPGVGAQGGTMEDVRRIAGSSVSLVSPNVSRGVLREGPKVSALRDAVRRTTGDMLK, encoded by the coding sequence ATGACTGGGCTGGGCTTTTCGGCGGCCGAAGGTACGTTCGGTGAGCGCTTCCTTGCACGCGCCGAGAAGTTCGGCCAGGTGTGCGTCGGTATGGATCCTCACGCCTCGATCCTCGAAAATTGGGGGCTTGAAGGTTCCGTTGAAGGTCTGAAAGAGTTTTCTCGCCTGTGCGTGGAAGCTTTTGAGGACACCGCTTGCGTGGTGAAACCGCAGGTGGCGTTCTACGAGGCATTTGGCTCTGCGGGCTTCGCAGTGCTTGAGGATTCTATTCGCGCGCTGCGTGCCCAGGGTGTACTGATTGTGTCCGACGCCAAGAGGGGCGACATCGGTTCGACCATGGCAGGCTACGCACATGCTTGGTTGAGCGATGATTCGCCGCTGGTATCCGACGCCGTCACGGTTTCTCCCTGGCTGGGTTTCGGATCTTTGGATCCAGTATTCGAACTCGCTGAGGCGACAGGACGGGGCGCCATTGTGCTCGCAGCGACCTCTAATCCGGAGGCGCCTGAAGTACAGCGATCACGACCATATCGTGAGAACAACGGTGTGGGGGAGTACACACTAGCGCAGTACGTCGTTGACAACGTGGCAGAACGAAATTCTCGTCACGAGGGGGCTGGCAACCTCGGTGTGGTTGTCGGTGCCACTGTCGACAGTCCACCCGATTTGCGGAACATAAACGGAATGATCCTCATGCCAGGGGTGGGAGCCCAAGGCGGAACGATGGAGGACGTGCGGCGTATTGCAGGCTCATCAGTGAGTCTGGTGAGCCCGAATGTGTCGCGCGGTGTGCTCCGTGAGGGGCCGAAAGTCTCTGCTCTGCGAGACGCTGTGCGACGCACAACAGGCGATATGTTGAAATAG